A genomic window from Sorex araneus isolate mSorAra2 chromosome 2, mSorAra2.pri, whole genome shotgun sequence includes:
- the LOC101544299 gene encoding olfactory receptor 18-like produces the protein MAVWQGLCLCAVGPHNVTGAVEFLLLGLSDDPQVQPILFCLFLSMYLVTVTGNLLIVLAVGSDARLHTPMYFFLSILSVTDIGVISSTVPKMIWDIHTQSRGMAYTGCLAQLSSFNLLVCLDSVLLTVMAYDRFVAICHPLHYPVIMNPRLCGLLALASFLISLVESQLNVLVISQLDFCPVVEVPHFFCDPPQLLKLACDDTSTQNILIYIIAALFGALPASGIFLSYYKIVSSIVKVPAKGGRHKAFSTCGSHLVVVCLFYGTGLGVYLSSSLLQASRNGVVASVVYTVVTPMLNPFIYTLRNRDMKRALQRLLPRTVPM, from the exons ATGGCGGTGTggcaggggct gtgTCTCTGTGCTGTGGGCCCCCACAATGTCACAGGGGCCGTGGAATTCCTCCTCCTGGGGCTCTCAGATGACCCCCAAGTCCAGCCCATCCTCTTCTGcctcttcctgtccatgtacctggtcacTGTCACGGGGAACCTGCTTATTGTCCTGGCCGTCGGCTCCGACGCCCGcctgcacacccccatgtacttcttcctctccattTTGTCCGTGACCGACATCGGGGTCATCTCCAGCACGGTCCCCAAGATGATCTGGGACATCCATACCCAGAGCAGAGGTATGGCCTACACCGGCTGCCTGGCCCAGCTGTCCTCCTTTAATCTTTTGGTGTGTTTGGACAGTGTCCTCCTGaccgtgatggcctatgaccgctttgtagccatctgccaccccctgcactaccctgtcatcatgaacccccgtcTCTGCGGCCTGCTGGCTCTGGCTTCTTTCCTCATCAGCCTGGTGGAATCCCAGCTGAACGTCCTGGTCATCTCACAGCTGGACTTCTGTCCTGTGGTGGAAGTCCCCCACTTCTTCTGCGACCCCCCTCAGCTCCTCAAACTCGCCTGTGACGACACCTCCACACAAAACATCCTCATCTACATCATCGCTGCCCTCTTCGGGGCACTTCCGGCTTCCGGCATCTTTCTCTCTTACTACAAAATCGTGTCCTCCATCGTGAAAGTCCCTGCCAAAGGGGGGCGGCACaaggccttctccacctgtggctcCCACCTGGTCGTGGTTTGCTTGTTCTATGGAACGGGCCTGGGGGTCTACCTCAGTTCCAGCCTCCTGCAAGCCTCACGGAACGGTGTGGTGGCCTCCGTGGTGTACAccgtggtcacccccatgctgaacccctttaTCTACACCCTGAGGAACAGAGATATGAAGAGGGCCTTGCAGAGACTGCTGCCCAGAACTGTCCCCATGTGA